The Hyphococcus flavus genome contains a region encoding:
- a CDS encoding YceI family protein has product MSFRSILASILLALGTLTPSVGAALSASEAPAGVYRLDPNHFSLLFRVDHLGFSHIVGRFNEVDATLTIDPANPEEAQLIVEINGVGVDTNVDALDNFLKGASMLNSAIAPEITFEMGSLNITPGNSASIGGQLSMAGQTHPVEFDVNLVGAGVNRFENAQVLGFEASGSLDRSTWGMSAFTPDVGDEVRFSFSGEFIYAQEQQDE; this is encoded by the coding sequence ATGTCGTTTCGGTCGATATTGGCGAGCATTTTATTGGCATTGGGAACACTCACGCCGAGCGTCGGTGCTGCATTATCAGCGTCTGAGGCGCCTGCTGGCGTTTATCGTCTGGATCCAAATCATTTCTCATTGCTGTTTCGTGTTGATCATCTCGGATTTTCGCACATTGTTGGCCGCTTCAACGAGGTTGATGCAACGCTGACCATTGATCCGGCTAACCCTGAAGAGGCCCAGCTTATCGTCGAAATCAACGGGGTTGGCGTTGATACAAATGTTGATGCGCTGGACAATTTTCTAAAAGGCGCATCCATGCTGAACTCGGCGATAGCGCCAGAAATCACCTTTGAAATGGGTAGTCTCAACATCACGCCCGGCAATAGCGCATCAATCGGCGGTCAACTGTCCATGGCGGGGCAAACACACCCGGTGGAGTTTGATGTGAACCTCGTTGGCGCGGGGGTGAACAGGTTTGAAAACGCTCAGGTGCTCGGATTCGAAGCGTCAGGCAGTCTCGACCGGTCGACGTGGGGGATGTCAGCATTCACCCCTGATGTTGGTGATGAGGTCCGGTTTTCATTCAGTGGTGAGTTTATTTACGCGCAAGAACAGCAGGATGAGTGA
- a CDS encoding amidohydrolase family protein → MKNIILVFLMTISGLVTPAALAQDSYAFTDVTVIMMESGETRPHQTVLISNDRIEAVGPASDVTLPASATVIDGAGRYLMPGLTEMHGHIPGTSSSWPAEDVLFLYVSQGVTTVRGMLGSEGQLELRDKAARGEIIAPTLYLAAPALGGMNVDGPDDARAKVTQYAREGWDLLKVHEGLSLEEYDAIADVANEIGLPFGGHIAEDVGLLHALEKGQRTVEHMDNYLTYIGADETPVTEQQLQKAVEVTLAAGTGIVPTLALFEQYGTEPDVLAAYAELRYTPHGITENWAENRVNQYEQNSDELPEIALFLENQRKLLKAFSEGGVEVLLGSDAPQVYSVPGFSLHREMTSMENAGMERSAILYSGTVSAGAYFADKDSFGVIKPGARADLVLLDANPFEAIGNMREIKGVMVRGQWVSKDFIDQKLGEIEKAYKN, encoded by the coding sequence ATGAAAAACATCATCCTTGTATTTTTAATGACAATTTCCGGACTGGTGACGCCTGCCGCATTAGCGCAAGACAGTTATGCATTCACTGATGTGACTGTCATCATGATGGAGAGCGGCGAAACACGCCCTCATCAGACAGTTCTTATCTCCAATGACAGAATTGAGGCGGTTGGCCCCGCTAGTGATGTAACATTGCCGGCATCAGCGACAGTGATCGATGGCGCTGGCCGGTACTTAATGCCCGGTCTCACAGAGATGCACGGTCATATACCCGGGACGTCTTCATCATGGCCAGCAGAAGATGTGTTGTTCCTTTATGTCTCACAAGGCGTCACGACCGTCAGAGGGATGTTGGGTTCAGAAGGTCAACTTGAACTCCGCGATAAAGCAGCAAGAGGCGAAATCATCGCGCCCACGCTTTATTTAGCTGCTCCGGCTTTGGGCGGCATGAATGTCGATGGCCCCGATGATGCTCGCGCGAAAGTCACCCAATACGCCCGAGAAGGATGGGATTTGCTGAAGGTTCATGAAGGTCTCAGCCTTGAGGAATATGACGCAATCGCTGATGTGGCAAACGAGATCGGCCTCCCGTTTGGCGGCCATATCGCCGAGGATGTTGGATTGTTGCATGCGCTTGAGAAGGGTCAGCGTACTGTTGAACACATGGATAATTACCTAACCTATATAGGTGCAGATGAAACCCCGGTTACAGAACAGCAGCTTCAAAAAGCCGTAGAGGTCACCCTTGCTGCAGGTACTGGTATTGTGCCGACGCTGGCGCTGTTTGAACAGTATGGCACTGAACCCGATGTTCTCGCTGCCTACGCCGAGCTTCGTTATACGCCGCACGGTATCACTGAAAACTGGGCCGAAAATCGGGTAAATCAATACGAACAAAATTCTGACGAATTGCCGGAAATAGCTCTGTTTCTAGAAAATCAGCGCAAATTGTTGAAAGCGTTTTCTGAGGGCGGCGTAGAGGTGCTTCTCGGATCTGACGCACCGCAAGTCTATTCCGTTCCGGGCTTTTCGCTTCATCGTGAGATGACGAGTATGGAAAACGCTGGCATGGAACGGAGCGCCATTTTATATTCTGGAACTGTGTCCGCCGGAGCCTATTTTGCTGACAAGGATTCATTCGGAGTCATCAAGCCCGGAGCCAGAGCAGATCTGGTGTTGCTCGACGCCAATCCGTTTGAAGCGATAGGAAATATGAGAGAGATTAAAGGCGTAATGGTCCGCGGTCAGTGGGTTTCGAAAGATTTCATCGACCAGAAGCTTGGCGAGATTGAAAAAGCTTACAAGAATTGA
- a CDS encoding helix-turn-helix domain-containing protein: protein MSECVQTIITPKVPILDFKSPEIGHHLLHNGQPWACRAVKYPRLYVSLKGMFHAQSEHGNIEISASYAAYIPATVEHACVASDQGAQILSIDLFPSGKVNTNSAPRRIEDSYSYYLISALMSRSLNSLSEVDLDNIEKLSIHLFKEDCKSETCWCSSIIEAISASIKAPPSLEHLADMAGMHPMTLTKKFRRLHGCSMGEFRRRVRAERAFYRVIKEPAPLSDVSLTCGYADQSHMTREFRCFFGLTPAFLRRTTECVFDSGH from the coding sequence ATGAGTGAGTGTGTTCAGACGATTATAACCCCAAAAGTTCCGATTCTGGATTTTAAATCGCCAGAAATTGGACATCACCTCTTGCACAACGGCCAGCCATGGGCCTGTCGTGCGGTTAAGTATCCTCGGCTTTATGTTTCATTGAAGGGGATGTTTCATGCGCAATCCGAACATGGAAATATCGAAATTTCCGCGAGCTATGCTGCCTACATACCCGCAACGGTAGAACATGCATGCGTTGCGAGTGATCAGGGTGCGCAGATACTCTCTATTGACCTGTTTCCATCAGGAAAAGTGAATACGAATAGTGCGCCCAGAAGGATCGAGGACTCATATTCCTATTATTTGATCTCAGCACTGATGAGTCGGTCGCTCAATAGCTTGAGTGAGGTTGACTTGGATAACATTGAAAAACTCTCAATTCATCTTTTCAAAGAAGACTGTAAGTCAGAAACATGCTGGTGTTCTTCGATTATCGAAGCCATATCTGCTTCTATAAAAGCCCCCCCTAGCTTGGAACATCTCGCTGATATGGCTGGCATGCATCCTATGACTCTGACAAAAAAATTTCGCCGTCTGCATGGGTGCAGCATGGGGGAGTTTCGCCGCCGCGTGCGTGCTGAGCGGGCATTTTATCGCGTAATAAAAGAGCCAGCGCCATTATCGGATGTCAGCTTAACTTGCGGCTATGCTGACCAAAGTCACATGACACGAGAATTTCGTTGTTTTTTTGGCCTGACGCCCGCCTTTTTAAGGCGCACAACAGAGTGTGTATTTGACAGCGGGCATTGA
- a CDS encoding MBL fold metallo-hydrolase has product MKMRGLTVVTAAVFAFCSLCSAFAAETSEELMREVVAAYGGADALNAIQQLELDSAGYSIARYQSRTTHEPYDRLPIRSFGAIDYENDRGVWENISTWPGELNMGTRSIVNGDESATLNTILRTYNDGAMMSLDYIKRSTAFWLTPLLVREMMENADEVTLGEQKEFRNIAYDTLRYRDRYTVYVNPKTRLINVISSTEGGMWDHTIDEDQRVEVIRFYDAYVKTHGVWFPTRYNQFVDGVATQDRGIYSLKINQPIDRYLQVPDGFETADTSGYGGEGWDIAVREAGDGLYVTGNGEIHVLFVEFDDYFIALEAGNFPSHAVNTLEAMKPYMNGKPLKYIVPTHHHDDHAWAVHGYTRLGAKILTTPDKEGFLRKLLNRTYGEHGPVEDAEFEFIEGNRLHISDSTNTFDVFVWPDSPHSENMIIGYHPGSESIFTGDFYLGWGVPEGSGVRQGANYSTRELDRWIKERQRAREMDGVENYIAVHGRPYTRAEMEEMLSIERTIFSLPNNEAWPTATWPDRYGLHDDTAQNPRRSKMYMGN; this is encoded by the coding sequence ATGAAGATGCGTGGCTTGACAGTCGTTACGGCGGCGGTTTTTGCTTTTTGCTCGTTATGTTCAGCGTTCGCGGCCGAAACCAGCGAAGAACTGATGCGCGAGGTGGTGGCGGCCTATGGCGGCGCAGATGCGCTAAATGCAATCCAGCAGCTTGAACTTGATTCAGCTGGTTACTCGATCGCTCGTTACCAGAGTAGAACAACGCACGAACCTTATGACCGTCTGCCCATCCGGTCATTCGGCGCAATCGACTATGAAAACGATAGAGGCGTCTGGGAAAACATCAGCACCTGGCCGGGCGAGCTGAATATGGGCACAAGATCGATCGTCAATGGCGACGAAAGTGCGACGCTAAATACGATCCTGAGAACGTACAATGACGGGGCTATGATGTCCCTCGACTACATAAAACGGTCAACAGCATTTTGGCTTACGCCGTTGCTTGTCAGAGAAATGATGGAAAACGCTGACGAGGTCACCCTCGGTGAGCAAAAAGAGTTTCGCAACATCGCATATGATACGCTGCGATACCGTGATCGGTATACGGTTTATGTCAATCCCAAGACGCGGCTTATTAATGTCATATCTTCAACAGAAGGCGGCATGTGGGACCATACGATTGATGAAGACCAAAGGGTTGAAGTCATTCGTTTTTATGACGCCTATGTGAAGACGCATGGCGTATGGTTCCCTACCCGTTACAACCAGTTTGTCGACGGCGTCGCAACGCAGGATCGCGGCATTTATTCACTTAAGATAAACCAGCCGATTGATCGTTACTTGCAAGTGCCGGACGGATTTGAAACCGCTGACACCAGCGGCTATGGCGGTGAAGGATGGGACATCGCCGTACGTGAAGCTGGCGATGGCCTTTACGTTACTGGCAACGGTGAAATTCATGTTCTATTCGTTGAATTTGATGACTATTTCATAGCTTTGGAAGCAGGCAATTTTCCTTCGCACGCGGTCAATACGCTTGAAGCAATGAAGCCGTACATGAACGGCAAGCCTCTTAAGTATATCGTACCGACGCACCATCATGATGATCACGCCTGGGCCGTGCATGGTTACACCCGTCTTGGCGCGAAAATACTGACGACGCCGGATAAGGAAGGTTTTCTGCGCAAACTGCTGAACCGTACCTACGGAGAGCATGGTCCAGTCGAAGACGCCGAGTTTGAATTTATTGAAGGTAACCGCCTGCATATCAGCGATAGCACCAACACGTTTGATGTGTTCGTGTGGCCAGACTCTCCTCATTCGGAGAACATGATCATCGGTTATCATCCCGGATCGGAATCGATTTTCACAGGTGATTTTTATCTCGGCTGGGGCGTTCCAGAAGGTAGTGGAGTACGGCAAGGGGCGAATTACTCAACCCGGGAGCTGGACCGGTGGATCAAGGAACGCCAGCGAGCGCGTGAAATGGACGGCGTTGAAAATTACATCGCCGTTCACGGGCGTCCCTACACGCGTGCGGAAATGGAGGAGATGTTGTCGATTGAACGGACAATCTTTTCATTGCCCAACAATGAGGCATGGCCCACAGCGACATGGCCTGACCGGTACGGCCTTCATGATGATACGGCGCAAAACCCGCGCCGCAGCAAGATGTACATGGGTAATTAA